In the genome of Triticum urartu cultivar G1812 chromosome 5, Tu2.1, whole genome shotgun sequence, one region contains:
- the LOC125508613 gene encoding pentatricopeptide repeat-containing protein At1g52620-like, with protein MQQKVAAGLWSSRPASSSSRAAALPTSSLHPSGLLLPPQRRPPPHRFMSRLLPRITALPGCRRSHNPIPPALAESLARVLATRSTNPAWARSLAALLPSPLSDGGLADAVVSLRDPDLAHALLSWSRSHSGSRHHDADKLPPPTPIAHSALLRLLARSGRFDAVDCTLQDMSRAGVAPTYACLGELVAAYADAGIETKATDMCERVRAQYGMLPAAIHSNCLLRLLVERRQWDDAHKLYDEMLAKEGGADDYSTCVMVRGLCLEGLVEKGVKLIEARWGAGCVPNSVFYNVLIDGYCRRGGMGRGLLLLGEMEMKGVLPTVVTYGTLMSWLGRKGDLEKVTYLLSEMRERRLSPNIEIYNSVIDALCKCRSAPQAMVVLKQIFASGCDPDVITFSTLISGLCREGRVQEAERLLREAIRREVNPNLFSYTSLIHGFCIRGQVMDASNLLVEMMERGYTPDVVTFGALIHGLVVAGQVSEALLVREKMTARQLLPDANIYNVLISGLCKKHMLPAARNLLAEMLEQNVHPDKFVYTTLIDGFIRNESLDEARKVFEFMEQKGVRLDVVGYNAMIKGYCQFGMLDEAIVCMNNMRKGFG; from the exons CTCCTGCCCCGCATCACCGCGCTCCCAGGCTGTCGCCGCAGCCACAACCCGATCCCGCCCGCCCTCGCGGAGTCGCTCGCGCGGGTCCTCGCCACCCGCTCCACCAACCCGGCCTGGGCCCGCTCCCTCGCCGCGCTCCTCCCCTCCCCGCTCTCAGACGGCGGCCTCGCCGACGCCGTCGTCTCCCTGCGCGACCCCGACCTCGCCCACGCGCTCCTCTCCTGGTCCCGCTCCCACTCCGGCAGCCGCCACCATGACGCCGACAAACTCCCGCCGCCCACGCCTATCGCGCATTCCgccctcctccgcctcctcgcccgctccggccgcttCGACGCCGTCGACTGCACGCTCCAGGACATGTCTCGCGCGGGCGTCGCGCCCACGTATGCTTGCCTCGGCGAGCTTGTGGCTGCCTACGCCGACGCCGGGATCGAAACGAAGGCCACCGATATGTGCGAGCGCGTCAGGGCGCAATATGGAATGCTCCCTGCGGCGATCCACAGCAACTGCCTGCTCAGACTCCTCGTGGAGAGGCGGCAGTGGGACGACGCCCACAAGTTGTATGACGAAATGCTTGCTAAGGAAGGTGGCGCGGATGATTACAGCACATGTGTGATGGTCCGGGGCCTTTGCTTGGAAGGGCTGGTCGAGAAGGGCGTGAAGTTGATTGAGGCGAGGTGGGGAGCAGGGTGCGTGCCAAATTCTGTGTTCTATAATGTCTTGATCGATGGTTATTGTCGACGCGGCGGCATGGGTAGGGGACTGTTGCTCTTGGGTGAGATGGAGATGAAGGGGGTATTGCCAACTGTGGTAACATATGGAACTCTTATGAGCTGGCTCGGGAGGAAGGGTGATCTTGAGAAGGTTACCTATTTGCTGTCAGAGATGCGGGAAAGGAGACTGTCCCCCAACATTGAGATTTATAACAGTGTCATCGATGCTTTGTGCAAATGCCGGTCTGCACCACAGGCAATGGTAGTCTTGAAGCAGATTTTTGCAAGTGGCTGTGACCCTGATGTCATTACTTTTAGTACTTTGATATCTGGGCTCTGCAGGGAAGGGCGTGTTCAAGAGGCTGAGCGTCTGTTGAGGGAGGCCATTAGGAGGGAGGTAAACCCAAATCTATTCAGTTATACTTCATTGATTCATGGCTTCTGCATTAGAGGACAAGTGATGGATGCATCCAATTTGCTTGTGGAAATGATGGAAAGAGGGTATACTCCTGATGTGGTCACATTTGGAGCCCTGATTCATGGTCTTGTTGTTGCTGGGCAAGTCAGTGAGGCATTGCTTGTCCGGGAGAAGATGACAGCGAGACAGCTTCTCCCTGATGCTAACATATATAATGTGCTGATTAGTGGGCTATGCAAGAAACATATGCTTCCTGCAGCTAGAAACCTTCTAGCAGAGATGCTCGAGCAAAATGTCCACCCTGATAAATTTGTTTACACCACATTGATTGATGGGTTCATTAGGAACGAGAGTCTTGATGAGGCAAGGAAAGTATTCGAATTCATGGAACAAAAGGGTGTCCGCCTTGATGTTGTAGGCTATAATGCTATGATAAAAGGATACTGTCAGTTTGGAATGCTGGATGAGGCAATTGTATGCATGAACAACATGAGAAAG GGGTTTGGTTAA